One window from the genome of Fulvivirga lutea encodes:
- the dapF gene encoding diaminopimelate epimerase: protein MTQLPFFKYQATGNDFILLDNTSNDINHSVDLAKKLCDRKFGIGSDGLIVIQNHPDYDFEMVFYNPDGSQSLCGNGSRCAVNFAKKLGLISSSTTFLAHDGPHEASILEDGIVKLKMSDVHSVREMDDGIFIDTGSPHLVDFVFNHKTINVFKEGKSIRNNNTFKEKGVNVNFVEVEGNTIHVRTYERGVEDETLSCGTGVTAAALASSGKGLKSPIAIKTKGGELEVAFQKVSETEFKNIYLIGPALEVFTGVIELN from the coding sequence ATGACACAATTACCATTTTTTAAATATCAGGCCACCGGCAATGATTTCATTCTACTCGATAATACATCGAATGATATCAATCACTCAGTCGATCTGGCGAAAAAATTATGCGATCGTAAATTCGGCATTGGTTCTGACGGACTCATTGTCATTCAAAATCATCCTGATTACGATTTTGAGATGGTATTTTACAATCCGGACGGTAGCCAGAGCTTGTGCGGCAATGGCAGCCGATGTGCCGTTAACTTTGCAAAAAAGCTTGGTCTTATTTCCTCATCTACTACTTTTCTTGCCCATGATGGCCCACATGAGGCCAGTATTTTAGAAGATGGAATCGTAAAACTCAAAATGTCAGACGTACATTCTGTCAGAGAAATGGATGATGGTATATTTATTGACACCGGTTCACCGCATCTGGTTGATTTCGTCTTTAATCATAAAACAATAAATGTTTTTAAAGAAGGCAAGTCCATTAGGAATAATAACACCTTTAAAGAAAAAGGGGTGAATGTAAATTTTGTTGAAGTGGAAGGTAATACAATACACGTGCGCACATATGAGCGTGGCGTTGAGGATGAAACCCTTTCATGTGGTACGGGAGTAACAGCAGCCGCTTTAGCTTCATCAGGCAAGGGCTTAAAAAGTCCGATTGCCATTAAAACAAAAGGTGGTGAACTTGAAGTTGCTTTTCAGAAAGTATCAGAAACGGAGTTTAAAAACATTTATTTGATTGGCCCGGCATTGGAGGTTTTTACGGGTGTTATTGAATTAAATTGA
- a CDS encoding OmpA family protein, with protein MNKISALLLLISINAFGQEIIKQNLGPNINTTYNESKPIISPDGKILFFARQNYPDNFKGDKDPQDIYYSLYTDGSWSRGVNIGFPLNDKYPNGVNSVSTDGNHLLVINAYNQDGSVTAGASISNKSGSSWGYPTKLVIENFYNNSDFVDYYQSNNGHHLLMAIEREDGMGDQDLYVSMQIDETHWSEPINLGPDINTPEAEFSPFLAADNKTLFFASMGFKGYGSSDIYYSKRLDDTWKKWSRPINLGSEVNSDEFEGYYSIPASGNFAYFVSTKGSVNGSKDIYKVTLPYQFRPDPVLLISGTVYDAKTKGPIKAEISFLDLPERKEIERAVSSPERGDYKMVLPRGHIYEYLAKKEGFIGVVQYKDMSEVKEYVEIESDLALVPIEEGQKVNIHNIFFEEDTDKFAQDAYLELDRFVGILKKHPQLYVEIGGHTSQKRIATDNLILSEERAQAVVTYFITQGLHPARFVVKGYGNTIPYVAREKIHFKPNTNINDRIELKILGTNWTVPVDKDSDDDGIIDEEDECPNFAGPKETNGCPDADGDLIIDKFDDCPRLAGVKENNGCPEITAETKEVLQAALRGIEFELASDVIRPKSYLILDKVVDVMQQNPDYKLRISGHTDDQGNDETNLILSHKRAQSTKTYLMEHGVEEDRLDAIGYGETKPVADNATEEGRAQNRRVEFEIVFADQNK; from the coding sequence ATGAATAAAATATCCGCTTTACTATTATTAATTTCAATCAACGCTTTTGGTCAGGAGATAATTAAGCAAAATCTCGGCCCGAATATTAATACAACATACAACGAGTCTAAGCCTATCATTTCTCCCGATGGCAAAATTTTATTCTTTGCTCGCCAGAACTATCCTGACAATTTCAAAGGCGATAAAGACCCACAGGATATATATTATTCTTTATACACTGATGGGTCTTGGTCGAGAGGTGTAAATATTGGATTTCCCTTAAATGATAAATACCCCAATGGTGTTAATTCAGTTTCCACCGATGGGAATCACCTATTAGTAATTAATGCTTATAATCAGGATGGAAGCGTAACTGCCGGAGCCTCCATCAGTAATAAATCAGGATCCAGTTGGGGTTATCCTACAAAGCTTGTCATCGAGAATTTCTACAACAACAGTGATTTTGTGGACTACTACCAATCTAACAACGGTCACCATTTGCTAATGGCGATTGAAAGGGAAGACGGCATGGGCGACCAGGACTTATACGTTAGTATGCAGATTGACGAAACGCACTGGTCTGAGCCCATCAACCTGGGTCCAGATATAAACACCCCAGAAGCTGAATTTTCACCTTTTCTAGCGGCTGACAATAAAACCTTATTCTTCGCCTCTATGGGCTTTAAAGGATATGGAAGTAGTGATATCTATTATTCTAAAAGACTGGATGACACCTGGAAAAAATGGTCGAGACCAATAAACTTGGGTTCTGAGGTTAATTCAGATGAATTTGAAGGCTATTACAGCATTCCCGCATCGGGTAATTTCGCTTATTTCGTAAGCACTAAAGGGTCAGTGAATGGATCGAAGGATATTTACAAGGTAACACTTCCATACCAGTTTAGGCCAGATCCTGTATTGCTCATCTCCGGTACTGTTTACGATGCTAAAACAAAGGGACCAATAAAGGCAGAGATTTCATTTCTAGACCTGCCGGAACGAAAAGAAATTGAACGTGCCGTTTCTTCACCAGAAAGAGGCGATTATAAAATGGTTTTGCCACGCGGTCATATATATGAGTATCTAGCCAAAAAAGAGGGTTTTATTGGAGTTGTTCAATATAAAGATATGAGTGAGGTAAAAGAATATGTAGAAATTGAAAGTGACCTTGCCCTTGTTCCTATTGAGGAGGGCCAAAAAGTAAATATTCATAACATTTTCTTTGAGGAAGATACTGATAAGTTCGCTCAGGATGCCTATTTGGAGCTCGACCGTTTTGTAGGAATCCTAAAAAAACACCCTCAACTATATGTAGAGATTGGAGGACATACTTCTCAAAAAAGAATAGCTACTGATAATCTGATACTGTCAGAAGAACGTGCACAAGCAGTTGTTACCTATTTTATCACCCAAGGGTTACATCCGGCCAGATTTGTAGTGAAAGGCTATGGAAATACAATACCTTATGTGGCGAGAGAAAAAATCCACTTCAAGCCTAATACGAACATTAATGACAGAATTGAATTAAAAATCCTGGGTACTAATTGGACTGTTCCAGTTGATAAAGACTCCGATGATGATGGCATCATTGATGAAGAGGACGAATGTCCAAACTTTGCCGGACCCAAAGAAACGAATGGTTGCCCCGATGCTGATGGCGATTTAATCATTGACAAGTTTGATGATTGCCCAAGATTAGCAGGTGTGAAAGAAAATAACGGCTGCCCGGAAATTACCGCTGAAACTAAAGAAGTACTACAGGCTGCCCTTAGAGGCATTGAGTTTGAATTAGCAAGTGACGTAATCAGGCCTAAGTCTTATTTAATTCTTGATAAAGTAGTGGACGTGATGCAACAAAACCCTGACTACAAATTAAGAATATCCGGCCATACTGATGATCAAGGGAATGATGAAACAAACCTGATATTATCACATAAAAGAGCACAATCTACAAAAACATACCTGATGGAACATGGTGTGGAAGAGGATCGACTCGATGCGATTGGCTATGGCGAAACTAAACCTGTAGCAGATAATGCCACAGAAGAAGGCCGTGCCCAAAACCGAAGAGTGGAATTTGAGATCGTATTTGCAGACCAAAACAAGTAG
- the carB gene encoding carbamoyl-phosphate synthase large subunit, with product MPRDRSIRSVLIIGSGPIIIGQACEFDYSGSQAARSLREEGIEIILINSNPATIMTDPVTADHVYLKPLTKASIREILEKHNIDAVLPTMGGQTALNLAIDCDKAGIWEKYGVRIVGVDIEAINITEDREQFKNLMHKIGIPMAPQTTAKSYLEGKEVAQEYGFPLCIRSSFTLGGAGAAVVWKEEEFDNLLKQGLEMSPIHEVMIDKALMGWKEYELELLRDNNDNITIICSIENFDPMGIHTGDSITVAPAMTLSDTTFQKMRDMAIHMMRSIGKFAGGCNVQFAVSPDEKEDIIAIEINPRVSRSSALASKATGYPIAKIAAKLAIGYNLHELSNAITGTTSAFFEPAIDYVIVKIPRWNFDKFEGSDRKLGLSMKSVGEVMGIGRNFQEALQKACQSLEIKRNGLGADGKELTKQQDILYSLENPSWNRLFHIYDAFKLGIPFKTIQNLTKIDKWFLYQIDELIMLENEIEKHKIDTVPEHLLRTAKEKGYADRQLGHLMRCWESEVFDKRKELGINRVYKLVDTCAAEFEAQTPYYYSSFDQENESIVSDKKKIIVLGSGPNRIGQGIEFDYSCVHGILAAKECGYETIMINCNPETVSTDFDIADKLYFEPVFWEHIYEIIQHEKPEGVIVQLGGQTALKLAEKLEKYGIKILGTSFDALDLAEDRGSFSQLLKDNDIPYPKFGVAEDAETAIELSKDLGFPLLVRPSYVLGGQSMKIVINEKELESHIVDILKKIPGNKVLLDHFLDGAIEAEADAICDGEDVYIIGIMQHIEPAGIHSGDSYAVLPPYNLGDLVIKQIEEYTKKIAKALRTVGLINIQFAIKDDKVYIIEANPRASRTVPFICKAYQEPYVNYAVKVMLGEKKVKDFTFNPVKKGYAIKEPVFSFHKFSDVNKELGPEMKSTGESIYFIDDLMDDYFMKIYSERNLYLSR from the coding sequence ATGCCAAGAGATCGTAGTATACGCTCCGTATTAATCATCGGAAGCGGTCCTATTATTATCGGACAAGCCTGTGAATTTGACTATTCCGGTTCCCAAGCAGCCAGATCATTAAGAGAAGAAGGAATTGAAATAATCCTTATCAACTCTAACCCAGCGACCATCATGACGGATCCTGTTACGGCAGATCATGTTTATCTGAAGCCGCTGACAAAAGCATCTATCAGAGAAATTCTCGAAAAGCATAACATCGATGCGGTGTTACCTACTATGGGTGGCCAAACCGCACTCAATTTGGCTATTGATTGTGATAAGGCAGGGATTTGGGAAAAATATGGTGTAAGAATAGTGGGTGTTGATATTGAAGCAATTAACATAACGGAAGACAGAGAGCAGTTTAAAAACCTGATGCATAAGATTGGTATTCCAATGGCACCACAAACAACTGCAAAATCTTACTTGGAAGGGAAAGAAGTTGCTCAGGAATATGGCTTCCCGCTTTGTATCCGTTCATCTTTCACATTAGGAGGAGCAGGAGCCGCAGTGGTTTGGAAAGAAGAAGAATTTGATAATCTGTTAAAGCAAGGATTGGAAATGTCACCCATCCACGAGGTGATGATCGATAAGGCCTTAATGGGTTGGAAAGAATACGAATTAGAATTACTCAGGGATAATAATGATAATATCACCATCATTTGCTCTATCGAGAATTTCGATCCGATGGGTATACATACAGGTGACTCGATCACTGTAGCTCCTGCCATGACATTATCTGATACCACGTTCCAAAAAATGAGGGACATGGCCATTCATATGATGAGATCTATTGGAAAGTTTGCCGGTGGGTGCAATGTGCAATTCGCGGTTAGCCCAGATGAAAAAGAAGATATTATCGCTATTGAAATTAACCCTAGAGTTTCTCGTTCATCTGCATTAGCTTCTAAAGCAACGGGGTATCCTATCGCTAAAATTGCTGCCAAACTTGCCATTGGCTACAATTTGCACGAACTAAGCAATGCCATTACAGGTACTACTTCAGCATTCTTTGAGCCAGCCATTGACTATGTAATCGTTAAAATACCTCGTTGGAATTTCGATAAATTCGAAGGTTCTGATAGAAAGCTAGGTCTTTCAATGAAGTCGGTAGGTGAGGTAATGGGAATAGGACGAAACTTCCAGGAGGCATTACAAAAAGCTTGTCAGTCTCTTGAAATTAAAAGAAACGGATTGGGTGCAGACGGCAAAGAGCTGACCAAACAGCAAGATATCCTTTACAGTCTGGAGAACCCGAGCTGGAACAGGTTATTCCATATTTACGATGCCTTTAAGTTAGGTATACCATTTAAAACCATTCAAAATCTAACCAAGATTGATAAGTGGTTCCTTTATCAAATTGATGAGCTAATAATGCTCGAAAATGAGATTGAGAAACACAAAATTGATACGGTACCTGAACATCTCCTGCGAACAGCCAAAGAAAAAGGCTATGCCGATCGTCAACTTGGCCATTTAATGCGGTGCTGGGAAAGCGAAGTATTTGATAAAAGAAAAGAACTGGGCATTAATAGGGTTTACAAGTTGGTAGACACATGTGCCGCTGAATTTGAAGCTCAGACACCTTATTACTACTCTTCTTTCGATCAGGAGAATGAGTCAATAGTATCAGATAAAAAGAAAATTATTGTCTTGGGTTCTGGCCCAAACAGAATTGGTCAGGGTATTGAATTCGATTATTCTTGTGTGCATGGAATTTTGGCTGCCAAAGAATGCGGCTACGAAACCATTATGATTAACTGTAACCCTGAAACAGTATCAACTGATTTCGATATTGCGGATAAATTATATTTTGAACCGGTATTCTGGGAACACATTTATGAAATTATCCAGCATGAAAAGCCGGAAGGGGTTATCGTTCAACTAGGTGGACAAACCGCTCTTAAACTTGCAGAAAAACTTGAGAAATACGGTATCAAAATACTAGGCACTTCGTTCGATGCCCTGGATCTTGCCGAGGATAGAGGAAGTTTCTCTCAGCTCCTTAAGGATAACGACATACCATATCCAAAATTTGGTGTAGCTGAAGATGCAGAAACTGCCATCGAACTTTCAAAAGATTTAGGCTTCCCGCTTCTTGTAAGACCTTCTTATGTATTAGGTGGGCAGAGTATGAAGATTGTTATCAACGAGAAAGAGCTTGAGTCTCATATTGTTGATATTCTCAAGAAAATACCAGGAAACAAAGTACTATTAGATCATTTCTTAGATGGTGCTATCGAGGCAGAAGCCGATGCTATTTGCGATGGTGAGGATGTTTACATCATTGGTATCATGCAGCACATAGAGCCTGCAGGAATTCATTCGGGCGACTCGTATGCAGTTCTTCCTCCTTACAACTTGGGAGATTTGGTAATCAAACAAATTGAAGAATACACCAAGAAAATCGCTAAGGCACTTAGAACCGTAGGGTTAATAAACATACAGTTTGCCATTAAGGATGATAAAGTTTACATTATAGAAGCGAACCCAAGGGCTTCGAGAACGGTACCATTTATTTGCAAGGCATATCAGGAGCCTTATGTAAATTATGCCGTAAAAGTGATGTTGGGTGAGAAAAAAGTGAAAGATTTTACATTCAATCCTGTTAAAAAAGGATATGCCATCAAAGAGCCTGTATTTTCATTCCATAAGTTCTCTGATGTAAATAAAGAATTAGGACCTGAAATGAAATCTACAGGCGAATCGATCTACTTTATTGACGATTTGATGGATGATTATTTCATGAAAATTTACTCAGAACGAAACCTATACTTGAGTAGATAA
- a CDS encoding dipeptidase, giving the protein MRYLSLLIAVVLLSCQPKEQKEDKVEELSVEEKAQQLAKKFIILDGHVDLPYRLKDSGFNIEEDKEEILATDKGNFDYERAVAGGLNAPFMSIYIPASYQETGGAKALADTLINMVESIANTYPDKFAVAHTAADVEKNFEAGIISFPMGIENGAPIENDLGNVQYFNDRGVSYITLTHSKNNQICDSSYDPERKWNGLSPFGKQVVAEMNKVGIMIDVSHISDSTFYQVMELSKAPVIASHSSCRHFTPGFERNMSDDMIKLLGEKNGVIQINFGSTFLDEKSREIWNHVKPYNDKAQQNPSDTASANYVKRYLAQNPLYTNTQKAADHIDHVVKIAGIDHVGIGSDYDGVGDSLPIGLKDVSTYPNLIAELLKRGYTEEDIEKICYKNVFRVWKEVDRLAASM; this is encoded by the coding sequence ATGAGATATTTATCACTATTAATTGCAGTTGTTTTATTGTCATGCCAACCGAAAGAGCAAAAAGAAGATAAGGTTGAGGAGTTAAGTGTTGAAGAAAAAGCACAGCAACTTGCAAAGAAATTTATCATTCTTGATGGTCATGTTGACCTACCCTACAGGTTGAAAGACAGCGGTTTTAACATTGAAGAAGATAAGGAAGAAATTTTGGCCACTGACAAAGGCAATTTTGATTATGAAAGAGCCGTGGCTGGTGGCCTTAATGCTCCGTTTATGTCAATCTATATTCCTGCCAGCTACCAGGAAACGGGTGGTGCTAAAGCGCTGGCCGATACGTTAATTAACATGGTGGAGAGCATTGCAAATACGTATCCGGATAAGTTCGCTGTTGCTCATACTGCTGCAGATGTCGAGAAAAATTTTGAAGCTGGTATTATTTCCTTCCCTATGGGTATCGAAAATGGAGCTCCTATTGAAAATGACTTAGGAAATGTTCAATATTTCAATGACCGAGGAGTAAGCTATATCACTCTTACACATTCTAAGAACAACCAGATATGTGATTCTTCTTACGACCCCGAAAGAAAATGGAATGGCCTGAGCCCTTTCGGTAAACAAGTGGTGGCAGAAATGAACAAGGTGGGTATTATGATCGATGTATCTCACATTTCTGACAGCACATTTTATCAGGTAATGGAGTTATCGAAAGCTCCGGTAATTGCTTCTCACTCTTCATGCAGGCACTTTACACCTGGTTTTGAGCGAAATATGTCAGATGATATGATTAAACTTTTAGGCGAAAAGAATGGCGTAATACAAATCAACTTTGGCTCTACATTTTTAGACGAAAAGTCACGAGAAATATGGAATCATGTGAAGCCTTATAACGATAAAGCCCAGCAAAACCCAAGTGACACAGCTTCTGCCAATTATGTGAAACGGTATTTAGCTCAAAACCCACTTTATACTAACACACAAAAGGCGGCTGATCATATTGATCACGTAGTAAAAATAGCCGGTATCGATCATGTTGGAATTGGTTCTGATTATGATGGTGTGGGAGATTCGTTACCTATTGGTTTGAAAGATGTTTCTACCTATCCAAATTTGATAGCAGAACTACTGAAACGAGGTTATACAGAGGAAGATATAGAAAAAATATGCTACAAAAATGTTTTCCGTGTTTGGAAAGAAGTAGACAGACTAGCAGCATCAATGTAA
- a CDS encoding alpha/beta hydrolase family protein codes for MKYEKIARYLSAVLLLLFTLVLSSCDNSDDETQPEPQIENLEDGTRLTEISIANLSGLIGLFGIPELSDLADQLNYDIVGYEVTYTTTYLGEEITASGLVTFPETTDPVPMLSFQNGTIASNDEAPTNNQSEFFTFSAIASTGYIFVIPDYIGFGASSEYISPYHHAEYTGRAVIDLMKAAKELAVQEGYNFNGKAFLAGYSEGGYAAMASHKLMEEEQPEGFELIASAPASGGYDVKGFQEYLFGLETYDNPYFLAFVALSYKTTYGYDDPLSDLFQEPYATIIPDLFDGSNSGSRINGQLTTVIADLIQPDILANIEDPRYSDFVNALNDNSLVNWQPQAPMFMYHGTADVTVPYQNSVDTYDKLIANGANPESIQLIDLVGEDHNSGVAPYALAMLSVFNELK; via the coding sequence ATGAAATACGAAAAAATAGCCAGGTATTTGTCAGCAGTATTGCTGTTATTATTCACACTAGTTTTGAGCTCTTGCGACAATTCAGATGATGAAACTCAGCCGGAGCCGCAGATAGAAAACCTGGAGGATGGAACGCGATTAACCGAAATAAGCATTGCCAACCTCAGTGGTTTAATCGGACTATTTGGTATACCTGAATTGTCAGATTTAGCTGATCAGCTGAACTACGATATTGTAGGGTATGAAGTCACCTACACTACAACCTATTTAGGTGAAGAGATAACAGCTTCCGGTTTGGTAACCTTCCCTGAAACGACAGATCCGGTTCCGATGCTTAGCTTTCAAAACGGTACAATAGCGAGTAATGATGAAGCACCTACAAACAATCAATCTGAGTTTTTTACCTTCAGTGCCATTGCAAGCACAGGCTATATTTTTGTGATTCCTGATTACATCGGTTTTGGAGCATCAAGCGAATACATTTCACCTTATCATCATGCGGAATATACCGGGAGGGCAGTAATTGATTTGATGAAAGCGGCTAAAGAGTTAGCAGTGCAGGAAGGCTATAATTTTAATGGCAAGGCCTTCTTAGCAGGGTATTCAGAAGGCGGTTATGCGGCAATGGCATCGCACAAATTAATGGAAGAGGAACAACCCGAAGGTTTTGAGTTGATAGCTTCAGCGCCTGCTTCTGGCGGTTATGATGTAAAAGGGTTTCAGGAATACCTGTTTGGTCTTGAAACATATGATAATCCATACTTTTTAGCTTTTGTTGCGCTATCCTACAAAACTACTTACGGTTATGATGACCCACTTTCAGATCTTTTTCAGGAGCCGTATGCCACTATTATTCCAGATTTATTTGATGGCTCTAACTCAGGCTCTAGAATCAATGGCCAACTTACTACTGTAATTGCAGACCTTATTCAACCGGATATTTTAGCCAATATAGAAGATCCCCGGTATAGCGATTTTGTAAATGCCTTGAATGATAATTCACTGGTGAACTGGCAGCCGCAAGCACCCATGTTTATGTATCACGGCACAGCAGATGTTACTGTTCCTTATCAAAACTCTGTAGATACCTATGATAAGTTAATTGCCAATGGGGCCAATCCTGAAAGTATTCAATTAATTGATTTAGTTGGAGAAGATCACAATTCCGGTGTAGCACCTTATGCACTGGCTATGCTTAGCGTGTTTAATGAGTTGAAGTAA
- a CDS encoding DUF4834 family protein, with protein sequence MIKFLLIIFILGYIFFKGLGFFIRMILGGSSMNQFGNQQQSSSQKPKNGNVNVDYIPKDQKPKKENFKGGEYVDFEEVK encoded by the coding sequence ATGATAAAGTTTCTTTTAATCATATTTATACTTGGTTACATCTTTTTTAAAGGATTGGGCTTTTTTATAAGAATGATTCTTGGAGGTTCATCAATGAATCAATTTGGTAACCAACAACAGAGTAGCTCTCAAAAGCCAAAAAATGGAAATGTTAACGTTGATTACATCCCTAAAGATCAAAAACCTAAGAAGGAAAATTTCAAAGGTGGCGAGTATGTGGACTTTGAAGAAGTGAAATAA
- the murQ gene encoding N-acetylmuramic acid 6-phosphate etherase has product MSTTESSSNYDHLEEMSVRDILVNINKEDTSVPKAVMRAMPQMEALIPEIVKQLQKGGRLFYIGAGTSGRLGILDASEIPPTFGMAHGVVVGLIAGGDGAIRKAVEFAEDDEEQAWKDLQEHQINHKDVVIGIAASGRTPYVIGGVRKAKEEGLITGCITCNRDSELAKSVTFPIEIVVGPEFVTGSTRMKAGTAQKLALNMISTSCMIQLGRVKGNKMVDMQLSNNKLVDRGVRMLMEELCIGREEAEELLDLHGSVRKVIEFIRKDARD; this is encoded by the coding sequence ATGAGTACTACTGAATCATCATCAAACTATGATCATCTGGAGGAGATGTCTGTAAGAGACATTCTAGTGAATATAAACAAAGAAGATACTTCCGTTCCCAAGGCTGTGATGCGTGCCATGCCACAAATGGAAGCTTTAATTCCTGAAATTGTTAAGCAACTACAAAAAGGCGGACGTCTGTTTTACATAGGAGCTGGTACGAGTGGAAGATTAGGAATATTAGATGCTTCAGAGATACCGCCAACCTTTGGCATGGCTCATGGAGTTGTGGTAGGGTTAATTGCTGGTGGCGATGGAGCCATAAGAAAAGCTGTTGAATTTGCTGAGGATGACGAGGAGCAAGCCTGGAAGGACCTTCAAGAGCATCAGATTAATCATAAAGATGTGGTGATAGGGATTGCAGCTTCAGGCAGAACACCATATGTAATTGGTGGAGTTCGGAAAGCTAAAGAGGAAGGTTTAATTACAGGTTGTATTACTTGCAACAGGGATTCGGAATTGGCTAAATCAGTAACTTTTCCAATAGAAATAGTGGTAGGGCCCGAGTTTGTTACCGGAAGTACACGAATGAAAGCAGGAACGGCTCAGAAGTTAGCCTTGAATATGATTTCAACATCATGCATGATTCAGCTTGGCAGAGTGAAGGGCAATAAAATGGTGGATATGCAGTTGAGCAACAACAAATTAGTAGATCGTGGTGTTAGGATGCTAATGGAGGAGTTGTGCATAGGCAGAGAAGAGGCCGAAGAGCTTTTAGATTTACACGGTTCAGTGAGGAAGGTAATAGAATTTATACGTAAAGATGCACGAGATTGA
- a CDS encoding cytochrome b5 domain-containing protein, translating into MEDQELPIYTPQQLAMRNGQDREEVWIAYRNVIYDVSRSKLWRDGKHYEHWAGQDLTDELSDAPHNANVFDKFKAIGRLKS; encoded by the coding sequence ATGGAAGATCAGGAATTACCAATTTATACTCCACAGCAATTGGCTATGAGAAATGGACAAGATAGGGAAGAAGTTTGGATAGCATACCGTAATGTGATTTATGACGTGAGTCGATCTAAATTATGGAGGGATGGCAAGCATTATGAACATTGGGCCGGCCAGGATTTGACCGATGAATTATCTGACGCCCCCCACAATGCGAATGTTTTTGATAAGTTTAAAGCAATAGGGAGATTAAAGAGTTAA
- a CDS encoding N-acetylglucosamine kinase, whose product MKLIADSGSTKTDWRLIDSEGKISQFKTDGLNPFQQGEDQIYRVLAEQLPIELKPSELHFYGAGCSSEKAIERIKSAVKKRFEELSLINIHSDVLAAARALCGKEKGIVCILGTGSNACAYDGTQIIANTPSLGYILNDVGSGSWLGKRLIHDYFGKKMSVEIKRAFENHTNISLLEVLERVYHNNQPSAYLASFSDFISTRINEPYFYSLVYEGFKKFMDESIQYFNLEWPVHFTGSIAFYYGNILRKAGADSGIVVKNIIQSPIAGLTLYHQNS is encoded by the coding sequence ATGAAGCTGATAGCTGATAGTGGATCTACTAAAACAGACTGGCGGTTAATTGACAGTGAAGGTAAAATCAGTCAATTTAAAACGGATGGGTTGAATCCCTTTCAGCAGGGTGAAGATCAGATTTATCGAGTTTTGGCAGAACAGTTACCAATAGAATTGAAACCTTCGGAGTTGCATTTTTATGGAGCTGGTTGTTCATCTGAAAAGGCGATTGAAAGAATCAAATCTGCAGTTAAGAAAAGATTTGAAGAGCTAAGTTTAATTAATATTCATTCCGATGTGCTAGCTGCTGCAAGGGCATTATGTGGTAAGGAAAAGGGGATTGTTTGCATTCTTGGAACAGGATCAAATGCTTGTGCTTATGATGGCACTCAAATTATAGCCAATACACCATCATTGGGATACATCTTAAACGATGTAGGCAGTGGAAGCTGGCTCGGTAAAAGACTCATCCATGATTATTTTGGTAAGAAAATGAGTGTTGAAATAAAAAGAGCTTTTGAAAATCACACGAATATTTCGCTGTTGGAAGTATTGGAACGCGTGTATCACAACAATCAGCCATCGGCTTATTTGGCCTCGTTTTCCGATTTTATTTCAACGCGCATAAACGAGCCTTATTTTTATAGTTTGGTATATGAGGGTTTTAAAAAATTTATGGATGAAAGCATTCAATATTTTAATTTAGAATGGCCCGTTCATTTTACGGGATCCATAGCCTTTTACTATGGAAACATTCTAAGAAAAGCAGGAGCGGATTCTGGGATCGTGGTGAAGAATATTATTCAATCTCCAATTGCAGGCTTAACCTTATATCATCAAAACAGTTAA